A region from the Polaribacter sp. Hel1_33_78 genome encodes:
- a CDS encoding ABC transporter permease → MFSKTGNNTINIITIIASFGVIVGSLALFIILSGFSGLRTFSYSLLDVSDPDIKVSSIKGKSFIITDHIQQILDSNSTIKSSSKVIEERVFLEVKDKSEIAYIKGVEHNYTKITQIDAALVQGNWLDTTFVNTAVIGRSIAYKLSLGMGSFEAPLQIMVPKPGVGFINPNNAFYKTNVQIVGLYSGTEEFESKFVFVTLAQAKKLLRFKDNQVTAFEMKLKEDVNAHTFAEEMQKELGNDFKVQTKEQLNEVFYKVINTENIVSYLIFTLIVIIALFNVIGAIIMMIIDKKDNLKTLFSFGATVKEIKTIFEFQGFLLTFFGMLIGLSIGVILVFFQKQFGLFMITENLAYPVEFRYSNLIIVIVTITILGFIASKIAISRISEEFIEK, encoded by the coding sequence TTGTTTTCAAAGACAGGTAATAATACTATTAATATTATTACAATTATTGCTTCATTTGGTGTTATAGTCGGCTCTTTGGCATTGTTTATTATCCTTTCTGGGTTTTCAGGTCTTCGTACTTTTAGTTATAGTTTATTAGATGTCTCCGATCCCGATATTAAAGTATCTTCGATAAAAGGAAAATCGTTCATAATTACAGATCACATTCAACAAATTTTAGATAGTAATAGTACTATAAAATCAAGTTCTAAAGTAATCGAAGAACGTGTTTTTTTAGAAGTTAAGGATAAAAGTGAGATTGCTTACATTAAAGGAGTGGAGCATAACTACACGAAGATTACGCAAATAGACGCTGCACTAGTGCAAGGTAATTGGTTAGATACTACTTTTGTAAATACGGCCGTTATTGGACGGTCAATTGCTTATAAATTATCTTTAGGAATGGGAAGTTTTGAAGCACCTTTGCAAATTATGGTTCCAAAACCAGGTGTCGGTTTCATTAATCCGAACAACGCATTTTATAAAACTAATGTTCAAATTGTTGGTTTATATTCGGGAACAGAAGAATTTGAAAGTAAATTTGTCTTTGTGACGTTAGCTCAAGCAAAAAAATTATTAAGGTTTAAGGACAATCAAGTAACAGCTTTTGAGATGAAATTGAAAGAAGACGTAAACGCCCATACTTTTGCTGAAGAGATGCAAAAAGAACTTGGAAATGATTTTAAAGTGCAAACAAAGGAGCAATTAAATGAGGTCTTTTATAAGGTTATAAATACGGAAAACATTGTGTCTTACCTCATTTTTACATTAATTGTTATTATTGCATTGTTTAATGTAATTGGTGCAATTATTATGATGATTATTGATAAAAAAGATAATTTAAAAACCTTATTTAGTTTCGGGGCAACAGTAAAAGAAATAAAAACAATATTTGAATTTCAAGGATTTTTACTCACCTTTTTTGGGATGCTGATAGGTTTATCGATTGGTGTCATTTTAGTCTTTTTTCAAAAACAATTTGGGTTGTTTATGATTACGGAAAATTTGGCGTATCCGGTAGAATTTAGATATTCTAATTTAATTATTGTGATCGTTACAATCACTATTCTAGGCTTTATTGCTTCAAAAATTGCAATTAGCCGAATTTCTGAAGAGTTTATAGAAAAGTAA
- the rbfA gene encoding 30S ribosome-binding factor RbfA, with protein sequence MEETNRQRKIAGVLQKDLVDVLQKAAQDGMKGVIISVSKVHVTSDLGVAKVYLSVFPSVNRDELIKGVQSNTVLIRHEMAKRTKNQLRRMPELLFFGDDTLDYIEEIDKSLKGEDENPIKNPEVLPRRVKR encoded by the coding sequence ATGGAAGAAACAAACAGACAAAGAAAGATTGCAGGAGTTCTGCAAAAGGATTTGGTAGATGTATTGCAAAAAGCAGCGCAAGATGGAATGAAAGGGGTTATTATTTCTGTTTCTAAAGTTCATGTAACTTCAGATTTAGGTGTTGCGAAAGTATATTTAAGTGTTTTTCCGTCAGTAAATAGAGATGAGTTAATTAAAGGTGTACAGTCTAATACAGTGTTAATTCGTCACGAAATGGCTAAAAGGACGAAAAATCAATTACGTAGAATGCCAGAGTTACTCTTTTTTGGTGATGATACTTTAGATTATATAGAAGAAATTGATAAGTCTTTAAAGGGGGAAGATGAGAACCCTATTAAAAATCCTGAAGTATTACCAAGACGCGTAAAAAGATAA
- a CDS encoding M28 family peptidase: protein MRNILFLIFLCFLISCKQPINQETRIKEDVTFLASDKLEGRQTGTKGEKEAASYIEKRFQELELTPKGTKGFLQPFTFKPKTNPHEAIKFDVNGDGTITGNNVLGFIDNKAENMVIIGAHFDHLGFGGEGSLYRDSIKEIHNGADDNASGVAILLNLAAKLKAKNTKNNYLFMAFSGEEMGLLGSNYFVKNPTVDTQKVSYMINMDMVGRLKKDSALAVYGTGTSPIFKQTLKAHNNRFKLIQQESGVGPSDHTSFYLADIPVLHFFTGQHEDYHKPSDDSEKLNYEGMKTISNYIFNIISDLDDNGKLTFRKTKNESEETPRFKVGLGVIPDYMFDGIGMRIDGISEEKPAQKAGLQKGDIVIQLGDSIVVDMMSYMRALSVFEKGNSTKVVIKRGDEEVEKKIQF, encoded by the coding sequence ATGAGAAACATCCTATTTTTAATCTTTTTATGTTTTTTAATTTCTTGCAAACAACCTATTAATCAAGAAACTAGAATTAAAGAAGATGTTACCTTTTTAGCTTCTGATAAATTAGAAGGAAGACAAACTGGAACAAAAGGTGAAAAGGAAGCTGCCAGTTATATAGAAAAAAGGTTTCAAGAACTTGAATTAACTCCAAAAGGAACAAAGGGCTTTCTGCAGCCTTTTACTTTTAAGCCAAAGACAAATCCGCACGAAGCAATAAAATTTGACGTGAATGGTGACGGAACTATTACAGGAAATAACGTGCTTGGTTTTATTGACAATAAGGCAGAAAATATGGTAATTATTGGGGCTCATTTTGATCATTTAGGTTTTGGCGGTGAAGGTTCTTTATACAGAGATTCTATTAAAGAAATCCATAATGGTGCAGATGATAATGCCTCTGGAGTGGCTATTTTATTAAATTTAGCAGCAAAGCTGAAAGCAAAAAATACAAAAAACAATTACCTTTTTATGGCTTTTTCTGGAGAAGAAATGGGTTTATTAGGTTCTAATTATTTTGTAAAAAACCCAACAGTAGATACTCAAAAAGTTTCTTATATGATAAATATGGATATGGTGGGTCGTTTAAAGAAGGATTCAGCTTTAGCAGTTTACGGCACAGGAACTTCACCAATATTTAAACAAACTTTAAAAGCCCATAACAATCGATTTAAATTAATACAGCAAGAATCTGGTGTTGGACCAAGTGATCATACAAGTTTTTATTTAGCTGATATCCCTGTATTGCATTTTTTTACTGGTCAGCATGAAGACTATCATAAGCCAAGTGATGATTCAGAAAAATTAAATTACGAAGGAATGAAAACCATAAGCAATTACATCTTTAATATTATTTCAGATTTAGATGACAATGGAAAACTAACTTTCAGAAAAACAAAAAACGAGAGTGAAGAAACACCAAGATTTAAAGTTGGTTTAGGTGTAATTCCAGATTACATGTTTGACGGAATAGGAATGAGAATTGATGGTATTTCTGAAGAAAAGCCAGCACAAAAAGCAGGTTTACAAAAAGGCGATATTGTTATTCAGTTAGGCGATAGTATTGTTGTGGATATGATGAGCTATATGAGAGCTTTATCTGTTTTTGAAAAAGGAAATTCTACAAAAGTAGTAATAAAAAGAGGTGATGAAGAAGTTGAAAAAAAGATTCAATTTTAA
- a CDS encoding TolB family protein encodes MRVVYLFVFAIILMSCKNNKKDTETKSTEKTVVNDSLIYPEEIHFKSLRQVTFGGDNAEAYWSFDDKQIVFQSNNTNWNVSCDQMFLMDADASFRDKMPPMISTGKGRTTCAYFLPDNKHIIYASTHLVDDQCPDVPLRKNGKYIWPVYDSFDIFVADLQGNIVKQLTNEKGYDAEPTVSPKGDKIVFTSTRSGDLELYTMNIDGSDVKQITNELGYDGGAFFSPDGTKIIFRSSRPKTKAAIKAYKDLLAEGMVEPTEMELYICNADGSELRQLTDLGNANWSPFFHPSGKKILFSSNFEAERGFPFNLYLIDLDGKNLERVTHGETFDAFPVFSNDGKKLAFSSNRNNGGGRDTNLFIAEWQD; translated from the coding sequence ATGAGAGTTGTTTATCTATTTGTATTTGCTATTATATTGATGTCTTGTAAAAATAATAAAAAAGACACAGAAACAAAATCAACAGAAAAAACTGTAGTAAACGACTCATTAATTTACCCAGAAGAAATTCATTTTAAAAGTTTAAGACAAGTAACTTTTGGTGGTGATAATGCAGAAGCCTATTGGAGTTTTGATGATAAGCAAATTGTTTTTCAGTCTAACAATACCAATTGGAATGTTAGTTGCGATCAAATGTTTTTAATGGATGCAGATGCTTCTTTTAGAGATAAGATGCCGCCAATGATTTCTACAGGAAAAGGAAGAACAACTTGTGCATATTTTTTGCCAGATAATAAACATATTATTTATGCTTCAACGCATTTAGTTGATGATCAATGTCCTGATGTTCCTTTGCGTAAAAACGGAAAATATATTTGGCCTGTATATGATAGTTTCGACATATTTGTAGCGGACTTACAAGGTAATATTGTTAAGCAATTAACCAATGAAAAAGGCTATGATGCAGAACCAACGGTTTCGCCAAAAGGGGATAAAATTGTATTTACATCAACTAGAAGTGGTGATTTAGAGTTATATACAATGAATATTGATGGTTCCGATGTGAAGCAAATTACAAATGAATTAGGTTATGATGGCGGTGCATTTTTTTCGCCAGATGGAACAAAAATAATCTTTCGCTCTTCTAGGCCAAAAACAAAAGCAGCGATAAAAGCTTATAAAGACTTGTTGGCAGAGGGTATGGTAGAACCTACAGAAATGGAACTATATATTTGTAATGCAGACGGTTCTGAATTACGTCAATTAACCGACTTAGGAAATGCCAATTGGAGTCCGTTTTTTCATCCTTCAGGAAAAAAGATTTTATTTTCTTCAAACTTTGAAGCAGAAAGAGGGTTCCCTTTTAATTTATATTTAATAGATTTAGATGGAAAAAATTTAGAAAGAGTTACTCATGGAGAAACATTCGACGCTTTTCCTGTATTTTCCAATGATGGTAAAAAACTAGCTTTTTCTTCCAATAGAAATAATGGAGGTGGTAGAGATACCAACTTATTTATTGCAGAATGGCAAGACTAA
- the atpD gene encoding F0F1 ATP synthase subunit beta, producing the protein MSTTTGKVSQIIGPVIDVEFNTENNELPRIYDSLEIKKADGSILVLEVQQHIGEDTVRTISMDATDGLSRGVEVIATGNPIQMPIGNDIYGRLFNVTGDAIDGLGNLKKEGEDGLPIHRSAPRFEDLSVSTEVLFTGIKVIDLIEPYAKGGKIGLFGGAGVGKTVLIQELINNIAKGHGGLSVFAGVGERTREGNDLLREMLESGIIKYGDDFMHSMEEGGWDLSKVDKPGMRESKATFVFGQMNEPPGARARVALSGLTIAEYFRDGAGDAQGKDVLFFVDNIFRFTQAGSEVSALLGRMPSAVGYQPTLATEMGAMQERITSTKKGSITSVQAVYVPADDLTDPAPATTFAHLDATTVLSRKIAELGIYPAVDPLDSTSRILSAEILGAEHYNTATAVKEILQRYKELQDIIAILGMEELSEEDKLVVHRARRVQRFLSQPFHVAEQFTGIPGVLVDIKDTIKGFNMIMDGELDKYPEAAFNLRGSIQDAIDAGEKMLAEA; encoded by the coding sequence ATGTCTACAACAACAGGTAAAGTTTCTCAAATAATTGGGCCAGTTATTGATGTTGAGTTCAATACTGAAAACAACGAACTTCCTAGAATTTATGATTCATTAGAAATTAAAAAAGCTGATGGTTCTATTCTAGTATTAGAAGTACAACAACATATTGGAGAAGATACCGTTAGAACCATCTCTATGGATGCTACTGATGGATTAAGTAGAGGAGTAGAAGTTATAGCTACAGGTAATCCAATACAAATGCCAATTGGTAATGATATATATGGTCGTTTATTCAATGTTACTGGAGATGCAATTGATGGATTAGGAAATCTAAAGAAAGAAGGAGAAGACGGATTACCTATTCATAGGTCTGCACCTAGATTCGAAGATTTATCTGTATCTACTGAGGTTTTGTTTACAGGAATTAAAGTAATTGACTTAATTGAGCCTTATGCAAAAGGGGGTAAAATTGGTTTATTTGGAGGAGCTGGAGTTGGTAAGACTGTATTGATTCAGGAATTAATCAATAATATTGCAAAAGGACATGGTGGATTATCAGTTTTTGCAGGTGTTGGAGAAAGAACTCGTGAAGGGAATGATTTACTTCGTGAAATGTTAGAATCTGGAATTATTAAATATGGTGATGACTTTATGCATTCTATGGAAGAAGGCGGATGGGATTTATCTAAAGTTGATAAGCCAGGAATGAGAGAATCTAAAGCGACTTTTGTTTTTGGACAAATGAATGAGCCACCAGGAGCGCGTGCAAGAGTAGCTTTGTCAGGTTTAACAATTGCTGAATATTTTAGAGATGGAGCTGGAGATGCTCAAGGAAAAGATGTACTTTTCTTTGTTGATAATATTTTTAGATTTACACAAGCTGGTTCTGAGGTTTCTGCTTTATTAGGTCGTATGCCTTCTGCAGTTGGATATCAACCAACATTGGCTACAGAAATGGGTGCAATGCAAGAACGTATTACCTCAACTAAAAAAGGTTCTATTACATCTGTACAAGCAGTTTATGTTCCTGCAGATGATTTAACAGATCCTGCGCCAGCAACTACATTTGCTCACTTAGATGCAACTACAGTATTGTCGCGTAAAATTGCAGAATTAGGGATATATCCAGCTGTAGATCCTTTAGATTCAACTTCAAGAATCTTATCTGCTGAAATTTTAGGTGCAGAACATTATAATACAGCCACAGCTGTAAAAGAAATTTTACAACGTTATAAGGAATTGCAGGATATTATCGCAATTTTAGGTATGGAAGAATTATCTGAAGAAGATAAATTAGTTGTGCATAGAGCAAGACGTGTTCAACGTTTCTTGTCTCAGCCTTTTCATGTTGCTGAACAATTTACGGGTATACCAGGAGTTTTAGTAGATATTAAAGACACTATTAAAGGATTTAATATGATTATGGATGGTGAGTTAGATAAATATCCAGAAGCAGCATTTAACTTAAGAGGGTCAATTCAGGATGCAATCGATGCTGGAGAAAAAATGTTAGCTGAAGCATAA
- a CDS encoding OmpA family protein, whose translation MKRLKIAVIALFALIATSNVNAQDENNPWVVGFGMNIVDFYGGDDFGDHVNDLFGSCDWNYVSSISRVSVEKYLEKGFTLQIAGTLNRITFDQVRDDSDFFYYSIGAAVKYDLNNLVGETSQWFDPYVYLGGDYVSANSTQEGMINLGVGFNTWFSDNLGLNFQTGTKKGFSDNVKTHYQTSLGLVVKFGGKDTDGDGVYDKKDACPEVAGLIEFNGCPDADGDGIKDSDDACPNVAGLAAMNGCPDADGDGVADKDDMCPNAKGTKANKGCPDSDGDGLVDKDDKCATIAGPSANGGCPWPDTDGDGVLDKDDNCKTEVGPASNNGCPEPVITEAAKMGVDTFAKAILFNTGRASFKSGVSKQIDGMLAIMNEFPKAEFDIKGYTDSTGSASNNLKLSEKRANAVRNYLISKGIAASRLIAKGYGEDAPIDSNKTRAGRSNNRRVEVKVSN comes from the coding sequence ATGAAACGATTAAAAATAGCTGTGATAGCTTTGTTTGCGTTAATTGCTACCAGCAATGTAAACGCTCAAGATGAAAACAATCCTTGGGTAGTAGGGTTTGGAATGAATATTGTAGATTTTTATGGTGGTGATGATTTTGGTGACCATGTTAATGATCTTTTTGGTAGTTGTGATTGGAATTATGTTTCTTCAATTTCTAGAGTTTCTGTAGAGAAATATTTAGAAAAAGGGTTTACTTTACAAATCGCAGGGACTTTAAATAGAATTACTTTTGACCAAGTTAGAGATGATTCAGATTTTTTCTATTATTCAATTGGAGCAGCTGTAAAATATGATTTAAACAATTTAGTAGGTGAAACTTCTCAATGGTTTGACCCTTATGTTTATTTAGGTGGAGATTACGTTTCAGCTAATTCTACGCAAGAAGGAATGATTAATTTGGGTGTTGGTTTTAACACTTGGTTTAGTGATAACTTAGGGTTAAATTTCCAAACAGGTACTAAAAAAGGTTTTTCAGATAACGTAAAAACTCATTATCAAACTTCTTTAGGTTTAGTTGTTAAATTTGGAGGAAAAGATACAGATGGAGATGGCGTATATGATAAAAAAGATGCTTGTCCAGAGGTTGCAGGTTTAATAGAATTCAATGGTTGTCCTGATGCTGATGGCGATGGAATCAAAGATTCTGATGATGCTTGTCCAAATGTTGCAGGTTTAGCAGCAATGAATGGTTGTCCTGATGCTGATGGTGATGGAGTTGCTGATAAAGACGATATGTGTCCTAATGCTAAAGGAACAAAAGCGAACAAAGGTTGCCCAGATTCTGATGGTGATGGTTTAGTTGATAAAGATGATAAATGTGCAACTATTGCAGGTCCTTCGGCGAACGGTGGATGTCCTTGGCCAGATACAGATGGTGATGGTGTTTTAGATAAAGATGATAATTGTAAGACTGAAGTAGGTCCTGCTTCCAATAATGGATGCCCAGAACCAGTGATTACTGAAGCTGCAAAAATGGGAGTAGATACATTTGCAAAAGCTATTTTATTTAACACGGGTAGAGCTAGTTTCAAATCTGGAGTTTCTAAACAAATAGATGGAATGTTAGCTATTATGAATGAATTTCCAAAAGCAGAGTTTGACATTAAAGGATATACTGACTCTACAGGTAGTGCTTCAAATAATTTAAAATTATCTGAGAAAAGAGCTAATGCAGTTAGAAATTATTTGATTTCAAAAGGTATTGCTGCTTCAAGATTAATTGCAAAAGGTTATGGCGAAGACGCTCCAATAGACTCTAATAAAACTAGAGCTGGTAGATCAAACAATAGAAGAGTTGAGGTTAAAGTATCTAATTAA
- a CDS encoding F0F1 ATP synthase subunit epsilon, with product MFLEIVTPEAILFSSEVDSFSVPGINGEFQMLNNHAPVVSILREGTVKVHVHSQELSETDIRSGHLETDTEDDKILLLSITSGTLELNDNKAIILAD from the coding sequence ATGTTTTTAGAAATAGTAACACCAGAGGCAATCTTATTTTCATCAGAAGTTGATTCATTTTCGGTTCCTGGCATTAATGGAGAGTTCCAAATGTTGAATAATCATGCACCAGTAGTTTCTATTTTAAGAGAAGGCACTGTTAAGGTTCATGTTCATTCGCAAGAACTTTCAGAGACTGATATAAGAAGTGGTCATTTGGAGACTGATACGGAAGATGATAAAATTCTATTATTATCAATCACTTCAGGAACTTTAGAATTAAATGATAACAAAGCTATTATTTTAGCTGACTAA
- the dusB gene encoding tRNA dihydrouridine synthase DusB yields MIKIGNIELPDFPLLLAPMEDVSDPPFRALCKENGADVVYTEFISSEGLIRDAAKSVMKLDIYEKERPVGIQIFGANLESMLKTVEIVEKSNPDIIDINFGCPVKKVVSKGAGAGILKDIDLMVSLTKAMVKHTNLPVTVKTRLGWDHDSIRIVEVAERLQDVGCAAISIHGRTRAQMYKGDADWKPIAAVKNNQRMHIPVFGNGDITSPEKAMEMRDQFGLDGAMIGRAAIGYPWFFNEVKHYFKTGEYLRKPTIAQRTGMARRHLQMAIDWKGPILGVFETRRHYTNYFKGIPHFKEYRMKMVTSDDAKDVFAAFDEVEAKFGNKLIPDFL; encoded by the coding sequence ATGATTAAAATTGGCAATATAGAATTACCAGACTTTCCTTTATTACTTGCACCAATGGAGGATGTCTCTGATCCACCATTTAGAGCTTTGTGCAAAGAGAACGGTGCAGATGTTGTTTATACTGAATTTATTTCTTCTGAAGGATTGATTAGAGATGCTGCAAAAAGTGTTATGAAACTGGATATTTATGAAAAAGAACGACCGGTAGGAATTCAGATTTTTGGTGCTAATTTAGAATCAATGCTTAAAACAGTGGAGATTGTAGAAAAATCAAATCCAGATATTATTGATATCAATTTTGGTTGTCCTGTAAAAAAAGTAGTTTCTAAAGGCGCTGGAGCTGGAATTTTAAAAGATATTGATTTAATGGTTTCTCTAACGAAAGCCATGGTTAAACACACAAACTTGCCTGTAACCGTAAAAACACGCTTGGGTTGGGATCATGATTCCATTAGAATTGTTGAAGTTGCAGAACGTTTGCAAGATGTAGGTTGCGCCGCGATCTCTATTCATGGAAGAACACGGGCGCAAATGTATAAAGGAGATGCTGATTGGAAACCCATTGCTGCAGTAAAGAACAATCAAAGAATGCACATTCCTGTTTTTGGAAATGGAGATATTACTTCGCCAGAAAAAGCGATGGAGATGAGAGATCAGTTTGGTTTAGATGGCGCGATGATTGGAAGAGCTGCTATCGGTTATCCATGGTTTTTTAATGAGGTAAAACACTATTTTAAAACTGGTGAATATTTAAGAAAACCTACAATTGCTCAAAGAACAGGAATGGCAAGAAGGCATTTACAAATGGCAATTGATTGGAAAGGGCCTATTTTAGGTGTTTTTGAGACAAGAAGACATTATACCAATTACTTTAAAGGAATTCCACATTTCAAGGAGTATAGAATGAAAATGGTAACTTCCGATGATGCAAAAGATGTTTTTGCTGCTTTTGACGAAGTTGAGGCTAAATTTGGTAATAAATTAATTCCTGATTTCCTATAA
- the kbl gene encoding glycine C-acetyltransferase, producing the protein MYGKIKDTLKKEIQEIKDAGLYKSERVITSSQDAVVKISTGEEVINFCGNNYLGLSNHPAVIQAAKDTMDTHGFGMSSVRFICGTQDIHKRLEEKIAEFYSTEDTILYAACFDANGGVFEPLLTKEDAIISDSLNHASIIDGVRLCKAARYRYNNNDMSSLEEQLIEANKQSHRFKIIVTDGVFSMDGIVAKLDEICDLADKYDALVMVDECHATGFIGKTGRGTVELKNVMDRVDIVTGTLGKALGGAMGGYTSGKKEIIEILRQRSRPYLFSNSLAPAIVGASIKVFELISKDTSLRDKLEWNTNYFRTKMENAGFDLVGADAAIVPVMLYDAKLSQIMANKLLEEGIYVVGFFFPVVPHEKARIRVQLSAAHEKEHLDRAISAFIKVGKELKVI; encoded by the coding sequence ATGTACGGTAAAATTAAGGATACTTTAAAAAAAGAGATTCAGGAAATAAAAGATGCTGGTTTATATAAGTCTGAAAGAGTTATAACATCTTCACAAGATGCAGTTGTGAAAATTTCTACTGGGGAAGAAGTCATTAACTTCTGTGGAAATAATTATTTAGGATTGTCAAACCATCCAGCAGTTATTCAAGCTGCAAAGGACACCATGGATACCCATGGTTTTGGAATGTCTTCAGTTCGTTTTATTTGCGGAACCCAAGATATTCATAAACGTCTTGAAGAAAAGATAGCGGAGTTTTATTCAACAGAAGATACTATTTTATATGCAGCTTGTTTTGATGCAAATGGTGGTGTTTTTGAACCACTGTTAACAAAAGAAGATGCTATTATTTCTGATAGTTTAAACCATGCTTCAATTATAGACGGAGTTCGTTTATGTAAAGCTGCCCGTTATCGATATAATAACAACGACATGTCTTCTCTAGAAGAGCAGTTAATAGAAGCGAATAAACAAAGTCATAGATTTAAAATTATTGTTACTGATGGTGTTTTTTCTATGGATGGGATTGTCGCTAAACTCGATGAAATTTGTGATTTGGCAGATAAATACGATGCTTTGGTGATGGTTGATGAATGCCATGCTACAGGTTTTATTGGTAAAACAGGTAGAGGTACTGTTGAGTTAAAAAATGTAATGGATAGAGTTGATATTGTTACAGGAACTTTAGGGAAAGCTTTAGGTGGTGCCATGGGTGGTTATACTTCGGGTAAAAAAGAAATTATAGAAATTTTACGTCAACGTTCAAGGCCATATTTATTTTCAAATTCATTAGCACCAGCTATTGTTGGGGCTTCAATAAAAGTATTTGAATTAATTTCTAAAGATACATCGCTACGAGATAAATTAGAATGGAATACAAATTATTTTAGAACTAAAATGGAAAATGCTGGTTTTGATTTGGTTGGCGCAGATGCTGCAATTGTACCTGTGATGCTATATGATGCCAAACTGTCTCAAATCATGGCTAATAAATTATTAGAAGAGGGTATTTACGTTGTGGGCTTCTTTTTTCCTGTAGTTCCCCATGAAAAAGCAAGAATTAGGGTTCAGTTATCAGCAGCCCATGAAAAAGAGCATTTAGACAGAGCTATTAGCGCTTTTATAAAAGTAGGAAAAGAACTAAAAGTTATTTAA